From a single Pseudomonas serboccidentalis genomic region:
- a CDS encoding glucose 1-dehydrogenase → MTDYPKPPFPAQAQAVPGSQRKMQPYPDCGEQSYVGSGRLAGKIALITGADSGIGRAVAIAFAREGADVAVAYLNEHEDAKETARWVEQAGRQCLLLPGDIAQKAHCQALVDKTVERFGRIDVLVNNAAFQMTHETFEEIPDEEWVMPFDVNITAIFRLCQAAIKHMRPGASIINTSSINSDLPKPTLLAYATTKGAIANFTGGLAQMLGPQEIRVNCVAPGPIWTPLIVSTMPDEEVQNFGGNTPLGRPGQPVEVAPIYVLLASDEASYITGQRYGVTGGKPML, encoded by the coding sequence ATGACCGACTATCCAAAACCACCCTTCCCCGCACAAGCTCAAGCCGTTCCCGGCTCGCAACGAAAAATGCAGCCGTACCCCGATTGTGGCGAGCAAAGCTATGTCGGTTCCGGGCGGCTGGCCGGCAAGATTGCGTTGATCACCGGCGCCGACAGCGGTATCGGTCGCGCCGTGGCGATTGCTTTCGCCCGTGAAGGTGCAGATGTGGCCGTGGCTTATCTCAATGAACATGAAGACGCCAAGGAGACCGCGCGCTGGGTCGAACAGGCGGGCCGCCAGTGCCTGCTGCTGCCCGGCGACATCGCGCAAAAAGCCCATTGCCAGGCGCTGGTCGACAAGACCGTCGAACGCTTCGGGCGCATCGACGTGCTGGTCAACAACGCCGCGTTCCAGATGACCCACGAAACCTTCGAAGAAATCCCCGACGAGGAATGGGTGATGCCCTTCGACGTCAACATCACCGCGATTTTTCGCCTGTGTCAGGCGGCGATCAAACACATGCGCCCCGGGGCGTCGATCATCAACACCAGCTCGATCAACTCCGATCTGCCCAAACCCACGCTGCTGGCCTACGCCACCACCAAAGGCGCGATTGCCAACTTCACCGGCGGTCTGGCGCAGATGCTCGGGCCGCAGGAAATCCGCGTGAACTGCGTGGCCCCGGGGCCGATCTGGACGCCGTTGATCGTCTCGACCATGCCCGATGAGGAAGTGCAGAATTTCGGCGGCAACACCCCGCTCGGCCGCCCCGGGCAACCGGTGGAAGTGGCGCCGATCTACGTGCTGCTGGCCTCGGACGAAGCCAGTTACATCACCGGCCAGCGCTATGGCGTGACCGGCGGCAAGCCGATGCTGTGA
- a CDS encoding MalY/PatB family protein: MTFDFDQVFDRHNTGSTKWSRYPADVLPMWVADMDFAAPPVIIEALQQRLLHPLVGYSVAQDNLREAIVADLWNKYAWQVKPQELIFLPGVESGFNMALKALVQPQQNVVVQVPNYPPLRHAPGHWGLNKVELEFVAQADGTYATPLDALSQSLANGGALLLSNPHNPIGKVFTAQELTDIADICMAHDAWIISDEIHAELCFDGRVHIPTASLSPEIAKRTITLMSASKAYNIAGLKTSFMIIQDAALRERVNHARCGMVDSVNPLGMEATRVAYSEGAPWLAELKTYLQANRDWLVEAVRSRLPGVTINVPQGTYLAWLDCSALDLDNPQQFFLEQAKVGLSAGVDFGDQHQQFVRLNFGCPRSLLEEGISRMEHALTQRIT; encoded by the coding sequence ATGACTTTCGATTTTGATCAGGTATTCGACCGCCACAACACCGGCAGCACCAAGTGGAGCCGCTACCCGGCCGATGTCTTGCCGATGTGGGTCGCTGACATGGATTTCGCCGCTCCGCCGGTGATCATCGAGGCGTTGCAGCAGCGCCTGCTGCACCCGCTGGTGGGTTACAGCGTGGCCCAGGACAATCTGCGTGAAGCCATCGTCGCCGACCTGTGGAACAAGTACGCCTGGCAGGTCAAACCACAGGAGCTGATTTTCCTGCCGGGCGTCGAATCCGGTTTCAACATGGCTTTGAAAGCCCTGGTGCAGCCGCAACAGAACGTCGTGGTGCAAGTGCCGAACTACCCGCCGCTGCGCCATGCACCGGGGCATTGGGGGCTGAACAAGGTCGAGCTGGAATTCGTCGCCCAGGCTGACGGCACTTATGCCACGCCACTGGATGCATTGAGTCAGTCTCTAGCCAATGGCGGCGCCCTGCTCCTGAGCAACCCGCACAACCCGATTGGCAAAGTGTTCACTGCGCAAGAGCTGACGGACATCGCCGACATCTGCATGGCGCATGACGCCTGGATCATCTCCGACGAGATCCACGCCGAGCTGTGCTTCGATGGCCGCGTGCACATTCCGACCGCCTCCCTGAGCCCGGAAATCGCCAAACGCACCATCACCCTGATGTCGGCCAGCAAGGCTTACAACATCGCCGGCCTCAAGACCTCGTTCATGATCATCCAGGACGCCGCCCTGCGCGAACGCGTCAACCACGCCCGTTGTGGCATGGTCGACAGCGTCAACCCGCTGGGCATGGAAGCCACCCGCGTCGCCTACAGCGAAGGCGCGCCGTGGTTGGCTGAGCTGAAAACCTACCTGCAAGCCAACCGTGACTGGCTGGTTGAAGCGGTACGCAGCCGTTTGCCGGGCGTGACCATCAACGTGCCGCAAGGGACCTATCTGGCCTGGCTCGATTGCTCGGCGCTGGACCTGGACAACCCACAGCAGTTCTTCCTCGAACAGGCCAAAGTCGGTCTGAGCGCCGGTGTGGATTTCGGCGACCAGCACCAACAGTTCGTGCGCCTGAACTTCGGCTGCCCGCGTTCGTTGCTCGAAGAAGGCATCAGCCGCATGGAGCACGCGCTGACTCAGCGCATTACCTGA
- the fdhE gene encoding formate dehydrogenase accessory protein FdhE, producing the protein MVTILEPGEIEAAASSPPFLYLPPHNLFTLRAQRLEHLAEGHALADYLHLIAGLCRAQQAVMDDPPLAVPIDTQRLEVCQRHGLPPFAADTLVREDTWQAYLEALLQRYVPSEQPAVLDAVDTLREASAGQLRAWAVALVSGQYSMVPAALVPFLGAGLQTAWSHWLLSVPNLQLKPGDSLSQCPGCGSPAMAGVIRHRGKHNGLRYLVCSLCACEWHVVRVKCVYCESSKGLDYLSLEDDRHAANQAPIRAEVCPSCNSYLKLVYLENDAEGEALSADLTSLLLDMRLAQDGYQRLAPNLLLAPGDE; encoded by the coding sequence TTGGTAACCATTCTTGAACCCGGGGAAATCGAGGCGGCGGCCAGTTCGCCACCGTTTCTGTACCTGCCACCGCACAACCTGTTCACCTTGCGCGCGCAACGCCTGGAACACCTGGCCGAAGGGCATGCGCTGGCCGATTACCTGCATCTGATCGCCGGGTTGTGTCGGGCCCAGCAGGCGGTGATGGACGATCCGCCCTTGGCGGTTCCCATCGACACGCAGCGCCTTGAAGTCTGCCAGCGCCACGGTCTGCCGCCCTTTGCGGCCGACACGCTGGTGCGCGAAGACACTTGGCAGGCTTATCTCGAGGCTTTGCTGCAACGCTATGTGCCGTCGGAGCAACCGGCGGTGCTCGACGCGGTGGACACGCTGCGCGAGGCCAGTGCCGGTCAGTTGCGCGCGTGGGCAGTGGCGCTGGTCAGCGGCCAGTATTCAATGGTGCCGGCAGCGCTGGTGCCGTTTCTTGGCGCCGGGCTGCAAACGGCATGGAGCCACTGGCTGCTCAGCGTGCCTAACCTGCAACTGAAACCCGGCGACAGCCTCAGCCAATGCCCGGGCTGCGGATCACCGGCCATGGCGGGGGTGATCCGCCATCGCGGCAAACACAACGGCCTGCGTTATCTGGTGTGTTCGCTGTGCGCCTGTGAATGGCATGTGGTGCGGGTCAAGTGCGTGTATTGCGAGTCGAGCAAAGGCCTGGATTATCTGAGCCTCGAAGACGATCGCCACGCGGCCAATCAGGCGCCGATTCGTGCGGAAGTCTGCCCGAGCTGCAACAGCTATCTGAAACTGGTGTATCTGGAAAACGATGCCGAAGGCGAAGCCCTGTCGGCGGACCTCACCAGCCTGTTGCTCGACATGCGTCTGGCGCAGGACGGTTATCAGCGTCTGGCACCGAATCTGTTGCTGGCACCGGGAGACGAATGA
- a CDS encoding cation:proton antiporter, whose protein sequence is MSFIVWVAVLGAVLLTLALTSSYLRWMPVTTSAVCLLLGIGIGPSGLDLLKLSVENAAVWMEHLTEVAVLFSLFVCGLKLRLPLRDRRWRIAFGLAGPVMVLTIAGVSLLLHWGLHLPWGPSLLIGAILAPTDPVLAALVQVNDARDVDSVRFGLSGEAGLNDGIAFPFVILGLLLLQAEAHPGALTDWLRHNVLWAVPVGLLTGYWMGRGIGRLTLSLRIRNDDSTLSPNDYLALSLIALAYVGADAIGGYGFLSVFAAGLGLRQEEVKSTGASQPPAEHLVQPVVGHQHIEPQHAVHGDTERLESSQVAAGIMMGDMLSFGSLVERAMEVFLVTLLGVVLVAHWDWRALLVGAVLFCVVRPACVALMPWGALLDARQRLLISWFGIRGIGSLFYLFYALNHGLSAPVATLCTDLTLSVVALSILLHGISTQPILARYEQRQKRKN, encoded by the coding sequence ATGAGCTTTATCGTGTGGGTCGCGGTGCTCGGCGCCGTGCTGCTGACCCTCGCGCTGACCTCGTCGTACCTGCGCTGGATGCCGGTCACTACGTCGGCCGTGTGCCTGTTGCTGGGAATCGGTATCGGCCCGAGCGGGCTCGATCTGCTGAAGCTGTCGGTAGAAAACGCTGCGGTGTGGATGGAGCACCTGACGGAAGTCGCGGTGCTGTTTTCGCTGTTTGTCTGCGGGCTCAAACTGCGTCTGCCGCTGCGCGATAGACGCTGGCGGATTGCATTTGGCCTGGCGGGACCGGTGATGGTGTTGACCATCGCCGGGGTCAGCCTGTTGCTGCATTGGGGCCTGCACCTGCCTTGGGGCCCGTCGCTGCTGATCGGGGCGATTCTGGCGCCGACCGACCCGGTGCTGGCCGCGCTCGTGCAGGTCAACGATGCACGGGACGTCGATAGCGTGCGTTTTGGCCTTTCCGGTGAAGCAGGACTCAATGACGGGATTGCCTTCCCGTTCGTGATTCTCGGGCTATTGCTGTTGCAGGCCGAGGCGCACCCCGGCGCCCTGACCGATTGGCTACGGCACAATGTGCTGTGGGCAGTGCCGGTCGGTTTGTTGACCGGTTACTGGATGGGCCGCGGCATTGGACGGTTGACGCTGTCGCTGCGCATTCGCAACGACGACAGCACCCTGAGCCCGAACGATTACCTGGCGCTGTCGCTGATTGCACTGGCCTACGTCGGCGCGGACGCGATCGGCGGTTATGGCTTTCTGTCGGTGTTCGCCGCCGGCCTGGGCTTGCGTCAGGAAGAAGTGAAATCCACCGGCGCCAGCCAGCCCCCTGCCGAACATCTGGTGCAACCGGTGGTGGGTCATCAGCACATCGAACCGCAGCACGCGGTACACGGTGATACCGAACGCCTGGAAAGCAGTCAGGTCGCCGCCGGAATCATGATGGGCGACATGCTGTCGTTCGGCAGCCTGGTGGAACGGGCGATGGAAGTGTTTCTGGTGACCCTGCTCGGCGTGGTGCTGGTGGCGCATTGGGACTGGCGAGCGCTGTTGGTGGGCGCGGTGCTGTTCTGCGTGGTGCGCCCGGCCTGCGTGGCGCTGATGCCGTGGGGCGCGTTGCTCGATGCACGTCAGCGGCTGTTGATCAGTTGGTTCGGCATTCGCGGCATCGGCAGCCTGTTCTACCTGTTCTATGCCTTGAACCATGGCCTGAGCGCCCCGGTCGCCACGCTGTGCACCGACCTCACCCTGTCAGTGGTGGCGCTGAGCATTTTGCTGCATGGCATCAGCACTCAGCCGATCCTGGCCCGCTACGAACAACGGCAAAAACGAAAAAACTGA
- a CDS encoding formate dehydrogenase subunit gamma — protein MSNKTILRYTANQRTNHWLVAILFFMAGLSGLALFHPSMFWLTHLFGGGPWTRILHPFMGVLMFVLFLGLVLRFWRANFFIDNDWKWMRRIDRVLVNDEESVPPVGKYNAGQKMLFWTLLLCMLGLLFTGLVIWRAYFSAYFGITVIRWAMLLHALAGFVLILSIIIHIYAGLWIKGSVDAMLHGWVSRAWAKKHHALWYREITRDEPHPDVPERPITKKG, from the coding sequence ATGAGCAACAAGACGATCCTGCGCTACACCGCCAACCAGCGCACCAATCACTGGCTGGTGGCGATTCTGTTCTTCATGGCCGGGCTGTCCGGGCTGGCGTTGTTTCATCCGTCGATGTTCTGGCTGACCCACCTGTTCGGCGGCGGGCCGTGGACACGGATTCTGCACCCGTTCATGGGCGTGCTGATGTTCGTGTTGTTCCTCGGCCTGGTGTTGCGCTTCTGGCGCGCGAACTTCTTTATCGACAACGACTGGAAGTGGATGCGCCGCATCGATCGGGTGCTGGTCAACGACGAAGAAAGTGTGCCGCCGGTGGGCAAGTACAACGCCGGGCAGAAGATGCTGTTCTGGACTTTACTGCTGTGCATGCTCGGTTTGCTGTTCACCGGGCTGGTGATCTGGCGCGCGTATTTCAGTGCGTATTTCGGCATCACTGTGATCCGCTGGGCGATGCTCCTGCATGCGCTGGCCGGGTTTGTGCTGATCTTGAGCATCATCATTCACATCTACGCCGGCCTGTGGATCAAGGGCTCGGTGGACGCGATGCTGCATGGTTGGGTCAGCCGCGCCTGGGCGAAGAAACACCACGCACTCTGGTACCGCGAAATCACCCGCGACGAACCTCATCCGGACGTGCCGGAACGACCGATCACCAAAAAGGGCTGA
- the fdxH gene encoding formate dehydrogenase subunit beta — MASQDIIARSATTTVPPSVRNQQEVAKLIDTTKCIGCKACQVACSEWNELRDEVGHNHGTYDNPQDLSAETWTLMRFTEHETDAGNLEWLIRKDGCMHCAEPGCLAACPSPGAIIKHANGIVDFDQDHCIGCGYCITGCPFNIPRISQKDHKAYKCTLCSDRVEVGLEPACVKTCPTGAIVFGSKEDMKEHAAERIVDLKSRGFDNAGLYDPEGVGGTHVMYVLHHADTPKIYAGLPDAPTISPLVGLWKGISKPLGLLAMGAAVLAGFFHYVRIGPNRTEEDDHPAPPDTSVHVVDPAVHTFDPRGEDRP; from the coding sequence ATGGCCAGCCAAGACATCATTGCCCGCTCGGCCACCACCACGGTGCCGCCCTCGGTGAGGAATCAGCAGGAAGTCGCCAAGCTGATCGACACCACCAAGTGCATCGGCTGCAAGGCCTGCCAGGTCGCCTGCTCGGAATGGAACGAGCTGCGCGACGAGGTCGGCCACAACCATGGCACCTACGACAACCCGCAGGACCTGAGCGCAGAAACCTGGACCTTGATGCGCTTCACCGAACACGAAACCGACGCCGGCAACCTTGAGTGGCTGATCCGCAAGGACGGCTGCATGCATTGCGCCGAGCCGGGGTGCTTGGCGGCATGCCCGAGCCCCGGGGCGATCATCAAGCACGCCAACGGCATCGTCGATTTCGATCAGGACCACTGCATCGGCTGCGGCTACTGCATCACCGGTTGCCCGTTCAACATTCCACGGATTTCGCAGAAGGATCACAAGGCCTACAAGTGCACCTTGTGTTCGGATCGGGTGGAGGTGGGGCTGGAGCCGGCCTGCGTGAAAACCTGCCCGACCGGCGCGATTGTCTTCGGCAGCAAGGAAGACATGAAGGAACATGCCGCCGAACGCATCGTTGACCTGAAAAGCCGTGGCTTCGACAACGCCGGTCTGTACGACCCGGAAGGCGTCGGCGGCACCCACGTGATGTACGTGTTGCACCACGCCGACACGCCGAAGATCTACGCCGGGTTGCCGGATGCGCCGACCATCAGCCCGCTGGTGGGCTTGTGGAAAGGCATCAGCAAACCGCTGGGCCTGTTGGCGATGGGCGCGGCGGTGCTGGCCGGGTTCTTCCACTACGTGCGTATCGGGCCGAACCGCACTGAAGAGGATGATCATCCAGCGCCGCCGGATACCTCGGTGCACGTGGTTGATCCGGCGGTGCACACCTTCGATCCACGCGGGGAGGACCGGCCATGA
- a CDS encoding Yip1 family protein — protein sequence MSAPLVKLFTQPNFAWTDIRREEEAHPRHYLAHLLLLALIPPVCLFFGTTYVGWSLAAGETVRLSTASALQLSILLYVTIVAGVAVIGGFIRWMSRTFDARPTLNQCIGFAAYTVTPFFVAGIAGLYPSRWLAILVLGAASVYSTFLLFVGLPTFMHERREQGLLYSACVWGVGLLVMVTILLSMILLWFNVLSPEYLRTTVG from the coding sequence ATGTCCGCCCCACTCGTCAAACTCTTCACCCAACCCAACTTCGCCTGGACTGATATCCGCCGCGAAGAAGAAGCCCATCCAAGGCACTACCTGGCCCATCTGCTGTTATTGGCGCTGATTCCGCCGGTCTGCCTGTTTTTCGGTACCACGTATGTCGGCTGGAGTCTGGCGGCCGGCGAGACCGTGCGTTTGAGCACCGCCAGCGCCCTGCAACTGAGCATTCTGCTGTACGTGACGATTGTCGCCGGAGTCGCGGTCATCGGCGGGTTCATCCGCTGGATGTCGCGAACGTTCGACGCACGCCCCACGCTTAACCAGTGCATCGGCTTTGCCGCTTACACCGTGACGCCGTTTTTCGTTGCCGGCATCGCCGGACTCTATCCAAGTCGCTGGCTGGCGATTCTGGTGCTGGGCGCCGCTTCGGTGTATTCGACGTTCTTGCTGTTCGTCGGCCTGCCGACCTTCATGCACGAGCGCAGGGAGCAGGGTCTGCTGTATTCGGCCTGCGTGTGGGGTGTCGGCCTGCTGGTGATGGTGACCATTCTGCTGTCGATGATTCTGCTGTGGTTCAACGTGCTCTCGCCGGAGTACTTGCGCACGACCGTGGGTTAA
- the fdnG gene encoding formate dehydrogenase-N subunit alpha, which produces MDLSRRQFFKVAGIGLAGSSLGALGMAPTPAFAEQVRHFKLAHTHETRNTCPYCSVGCGLIMYSQGDAAKNVAQNIIHIEGDADHPVNRGTLCPKGAGLLDFIHSPGRLQYPQVRKPGSSEWTRVSWDEALDRIADLMKADRDANFIEKNATGQTVNRWLTTGFLAASAASNEAGYITQKVIRSLGMLGFDNQARVUHGPTVASLAPTYGRGAMTNTWTDIANANLILVMGGNAAEAHPCGFKWVTEAKAHNAARLIVVDPRFTRTASVADYYAPIRTGTDIAFMGGLINYLLTEDKIQHEYVRNYTDVSFIVKAGYGFEDGIFSGYDAAKRSYTDKSGWGYELGEDGFAKVDPTLQDPRCVYQLMKQHYSRYNIELASQICGMPVDAMQKIWDEIATCSTPGKTMTILYALGWTQHSIGAQIIRSAAMVQLLLGNVGMPGGGVNALRGHSNIQGLTDLGLLSNALPGYLTLGSDAEQDYNAYIKKRTQMPLRPGQLSYWQNYSKFHVSLMKSWYGANATVENNWLYDHLPKLDIPNYDVLKMFDLMSQGKVNGYMCQGFNPIAALPDKNRVMAALAKLKWLVVMDPLATETSEFWQNVGPYNDVKSAEIQTEVIRLPTTCFAEEDGSLVNSSRWLQWHWKGADGPGEAQTDIRIMTELFLRLRKRYQAEGGKFPDPLLKLSWPYKIPDEPSPEELAKEINGSAMADFTDASGATVKAGSQLAAFAQLKDDGSTASGCWIFAGSWTEAGNQMARRDNADPYGMHQHLGWAWAWPANRRILYNRASADVAGKPWDPKKRLVWWNGKAWGGTDVPDYKADVPPEAGMNPFIMNPEGVARFFAVDKMNEGPFPEHYEPFETPIGINPLHPQNKKATSNPAARIFDSVWESLGEAKDFPYAGTSYRLTEHFHFWSKHCKLNAIAQPEQFVEIGEVLAKEKGIAAGDRVRVSCKRGFIEAVAVVTKRIRPLQVNGQVVHQIGIPLHWGFTGQTRHGYLTNTLVPFLGDGNTQTPESKSFLVNVEKL; this is translated from the coding sequence ATGGATCTCAGCCGTCGTCAATTCTTCAAGGTCGCCGGTATCGGCCTTGCAGGCTCTAGCCTGGGCGCGTTGGGCATGGCCCCGACGCCAGCCTTCGCCGAGCAGGTGCGTCACTTCAAGCTCGCCCACACCCATGAAACCCGTAACACCTGCCCGTATTGCTCGGTCGGTTGCGGGTTGATCATGTACAGCCAGGGCGATGCCGCGAAGAACGTCGCGCAAAATATCATTCACATCGAGGGCGACGCCGACCACCCGGTCAACCGCGGCACCCTGTGTCCGAAAGGCGCGGGCCTGCTGGACTTCATTCACAGCCCGGGCCGCCTGCAATACCCGCAGGTGCGCAAGCCCGGCAGCAGCGAATGGACCCGGGTCAGTTGGGACGAGGCGCTGGATCGCATCGCCGACCTGATGAAGGCCGACCGCGACGCCAACTTCATCGAGAAGAACGCCACCGGGCAAACGGTGAACCGCTGGCTCACCACCGGGTTCCTCGCGGCGTCGGCAGCGTCCAACGAAGCGGGTTACATCACCCAGAAGGTGATTCGCAGTCTCGGCATGCTGGGGTTCGATAACCAGGCGCGTGTCTGACACGGCCCGACGGTGGCAAGTCTTGCCCCGACGTACGGCCGTGGTGCCATGACCAATACCTGGACCGATATCGCCAACGCGAATCTGATTCTGGTAATGGGCGGCAACGCAGCAGAAGCGCATCCGTGCGGCTTCAAATGGGTGACCGAGGCCAAGGCACACAACGCCGCCCGGCTGATCGTGGTCGACCCGCGTTTTACCCGGACCGCTTCGGTGGCCGACTATTACGCGCCGATCCGCACCGGCACCGACATCGCCTTCATGGGCGGGTTGATCAATTACCTGCTGACCGAGGACAAGATCCAGCACGAATACGTGCGCAACTACACCGACGTCTCGTTCATCGTCAAAGCTGGCTATGGCTTTGAAGACGGTATCTTCAGCGGCTACGACGCGGCCAAGCGCAGCTACACCGACAAGTCCGGCTGGGGTTACGAGTTGGGTGAGGACGGTTTCGCCAAGGTCGACCCGACGCTGCAGGATCCGCGCTGCGTCTATCAATTGATGAAGCAGCATTACAGCCGCTACAACATCGAACTCGCGAGCCAGATCTGCGGCATGCCGGTCGATGCCATGCAGAAAATCTGGGATGAGATTGCCACGTGCTCCACGCCCGGCAAGACCATGACCATTCTCTATGCCTTGGGCTGGACGCAACACTCGATCGGCGCGCAGATCATCCGCAGCGCGGCCATGGTGCAACTGCTGTTGGGCAACGTCGGCATGCCGGGCGGAGGCGTCAATGCCTTGCGCGGGCACTCGAACATTCAGGGCCTGACCGACCTTGGATTGTTGTCCAACGCGCTGCCGGGCTATCTGACCCTGGGCAGCGATGCCGAGCAGGACTACAACGCCTACATCAAAAAACGCACGCAGATGCCGCTACGCCCGGGGCAGTTGTCCTACTGGCAGAACTACAGCAAATTCCACGTCAGCTTGATGAAGTCGTGGTACGGCGCCAACGCCACCGTCGAGAACAACTGGCTCTACGACCATTTGCCGAAACTCGACATCCCCAACTACGACGTCCTGAAAATGTTCGACCTGATGAGCCAGGGCAAGGTCAACGGTTACATGTGCCAAGGGTTTAACCCGATCGCCGCGTTGCCGGACAAGAACCGCGTGATGGCCGCGCTGGCGAAACTCAAATGGCTGGTGGTGATGGACCCGCTGGCCACCGAAACCTCGGAGTTCTGGCAGAACGTCGGGCCGTACAACGACGTGAAAAGCGCCGAGATCCAGACCGAAGTCATTCGCCTGCCGACCACGTGTTTTGCCGAGGAGGACGGTTCGCTGGTCAACAGCAGCCGCTGGCTGCAATGGCACTGGAAAGGCGCCGACGGCCCGGGCGAAGCGCAGACCGACATCCGCATCATGACCGAGCTGTTCCTGCGCCTGCGCAAGCGTTATCAGGCCGAGGGCGGCAAATTCCCCGATCCGCTGCTGAAACTGTCGTGGCCGTACAAGATCCCGGACGAGCCATCGCCGGAGGAACTGGCGAAGGAAATCAACGGCAGCGCCATGGCCGACTTCACCGATGCCAGCGGCGCGACGGTCAAGGCCGGCTCGCAACTGGCAGCGTTCGCCCAGCTCAAGGACGACGGCAGCACCGCATCCGGCTGCTGGATTTTCGCCGGCAGCTGGACCGAGGCCGGTAACCAGATGGCCCGGCGCGACAACGCCGACCCGTATGGCATGCACCAGCATCTGGGCTGGGCCTGGGCGTGGCCGGCCAACCGGCGGATTCTCTACAACCGCGCTTCGGCGGACGTCGCGGGCAAACCGTGGGATCCGAAAAAACGCCTCGTCTGGTGGAACGGCAAGGCCTGGGGCGGCACCGACGTGCCGGACTACAAGGCCGATGTGCCGCCGGAAGCCGGGATGAACCCGTTCATCATGAACCCCGAAGGCGTGGCGCGGTTCTTCGCCGTCGACAAGATGAACGAAGGGCCATTCCCCGAGCATTACGAGCCGTTCGAGACGCCGATCGGCATCAACCCGCTGCACCCGCAAAACAAGAAAGCCACCAGCAACCCGGCGGCACGGATCTTCGATTCGGTCTGGGAAAGCCTCGGCGAAGCCAAGGACTTCCCGTACGCCGGCACCAGTTACCGGCTGACCGAGCACTTCCACTTCTGGAGCAAGCATTGCAAGTTGAATGCGATTGCCCAGCCCGAGCAGTTCGTCGAAATCGGCGAAGTGCTGGCGAAGGAGAAGGGCATCGCCGCCGGGGATCGGGTGCGTGTCAGCTGCAAGCGCGGGTTTATCGAGGCGGTCGCGGTGGTGACCAAACGCATCCGGCCGCTGCAGGTCAACGGCCAGGTGGTGCATCAGATCGGCATCCCGCTGCACTGGGGGTTCACCGGTCAGACGCGTCACGGTTACCTGACCAACACCCTGGTGCCGTTCCTCGGCGATGGCAACACACAGACCCCGGAATCCAAGTCATTCCTGGTCAACGTGGAGAAACTATAA